From Chryseobacterium joostei, the proteins below share one genomic window:
- a CDS encoding DMT family transporter has translation MGRSYIFLALAIIFEIIATTFLKKSEEFSKLWPSVVTVIGYACAFYCLSLTLRQIPVGITYAIWSGVGIVFITMIGIIAFKQVPDLPAIIGIALIVIGVVVINVFSKMGTH, from the coding sequence ATGGGACGCAGTTATATTTTTCTTGCCTTGGCTATTATATTTGAAATTATTGCCACCACTTTTCTGAAAAAATCGGAAGAATTTTCTAAACTGTGGCCATCTGTTGTTACCGTAATAGGATATGCCTGTGCTTTTTACTGTTTGAGCTTAACGCTTCGTCAGATTCCGGTAGGAATTACTTACGCTATTTGGTCAGGAGTCGGGATTGTCTTTATAACAATGATCGGGATTATAGCTTTCAAGCAGGTTCCGGATTTACCGGCTATTATAGGGATTGCTCTTATCGTTATTGGGGTAGTTGTTATTAATGTATTTTCAAAAATGGGAACGCATTAA
- a CDS encoding AAA family ATPase — protein sequence MNLYNLIIQDKEQITLNEVFLDKHNRDHLVQLIKENTYSKELQEYGLPVNNKILLQGSSGCGKTMTAKAIANALGKNIIILNLSNIVSSRIGETSQNIKMIFDKAARERSVLFLDELDQIGKARGSDDKDVGEMRRLVNTLIQLIDYYPEDALLLCATNHPEIIDTALLRRFQLKINYEMPSNDFLDTFYDKLLAQFPEDMRTIERKYSISFAEAKDHALTSVKAALITKLEAKETIKS from the coding sequence ATGAATCTTTACAACCTCATTATTCAAGACAAGGAACAGATAACCCTTAATGAAGTATTTCTCGATAAACACAACAGGGATCATCTTGTACAGCTTATTAAGGAAAATACTTACAGCAAGGAATTGCAGGAATATGGACTTCCTGTAAATAACAAGATTCTGCTTCAGGGAAGTTCGGGGTGCGGAAAAACAATGACCGCAAAGGCTATTGCCAATGCTCTAGGGAAAAATATTATCATTTTAAATTTAAGCAATATTGTTTCATCCCGTATTGGCGAAACTTCCCAGAATATTAAAATGATATTTGATAAGGCTGCAAGGGAAAGATCTGTTCTTTTTCTGGATGAACTGGACCAGATTGGAAAAGCCAGAGGCAGTGACGACAAGGATGTAGGAGAAATGAGAAGACTGGTGAACACTTTAATCCAACTCATCGATTATTACCCTGAGGACGCTCTTCTTCTCTGCGCGACTAACCATCCTGAGATCATTGACACCGCTTTATTGAGACGTTTTCAACTAAAGATCAATTATGAAATGCCGTCCAATGATTTTCTGGATACATTCTATGATAAACTGCTTGCTCAGTTTCCTGAAGACATGAGGACTATTGAAAGGAAATATTCAATTTCTTTTGCAGAGGCTAAGGACCATGCATTAACATCGGTAAAAGCAGCATTAATAACAAAACTGGAGGCCAAAGAAACCATCAAGTCATGA
- a CDS encoding YggS family pyridoxal phosphate-dependent enzyme — MKEDILHNLEIINNRIKKACEKAGRNYHEVKLLLATKTVSAERIKIALESGQILIAENKVQELKEKYEDLKDIPHENHFIGHLQTNKIKDILKYDVSCIQSLDRLELAEKLHQKLLAENRTIEVLIQVNTSNEESKFGVDPDKAIELIKKVSEFSTLKIKGLMTIGLFSAETEQVRSFFKILKNLQQKIIQENIPNVEMNELSMGMSGDLETAIEEGSTIVRVGTAIFGERIYPDNYYWDEGKIENKGI, encoded by the coding sequence ATGAAAGAAGATATTCTCCATAACCTCGAAATTATCAATAACCGGATAAAAAAGGCGTGTGAAAAAGCAGGTAGAAATTATCATGAGGTTAAATTATTACTAGCCACCAAAACCGTTTCGGCAGAGCGCATCAAAATTGCCCTAGAAAGCGGACAAATCCTAATTGCTGAAAATAAAGTACAGGAGCTGAAAGAGAAGTATGAAGATTTAAAGGATATTCCTCACGAGAACCATTTTATTGGCCATCTTCAGACCAATAAAATAAAGGATATTTTAAAGTATGATGTATCTTGTATTCAGTCTCTTGATCGTCTGGAATTGGCCGAAAAACTTCATCAAAAGCTTCTGGCAGAAAATAGGACAATAGAAGTTCTTATTCAGGTGAATACATCCAATGAGGAAAGCAAGTTTGGGGTAGATCCTGATAAAGCTATTGAATTGATTAAAAAGGTCTCAGAATTTTCTACATTGAAAATAAAAGGATTAATGACCATCGGACTCTTCAGTGCAGAAACAGAACAGGTAAGATCGTTTTTTAAAATCCTGAAAAACCTACAGCAGAAGATCATCCAAGAAAATATTCCTAATGTAGAAATGAACGAGCTTTCTATGGGAATGAGCGGAGATCTGGAAACTGCCATTGAAGAAGGATCAACAATTGTACGGGTTGGAACGGCAATTTTTGGAGAGAGAATCTATCCTGATAATTATTACTGGGACGAGGGAAAAATTGAAAATAAAGGAATTTAA